A window from Pseudomonas sp. MRSN 12121 encodes these proteins:
- the aruF gene encoding arginine/ornithine succinyltransferase subunit alpha: MLVMRPAQMADLGEVQRLAADSPIGVTSLPDDVERLSDKIAASEASFAAEVSFNGEESYFFVLEDTEAGKLVGCSAIVASAGYSEPFYSFRNETFVHASRELKIHNKIHVLSQCHDLTGNSLLTSFYVVPELVGSPWSELNSRGRLLFVASHPERFADSVVTEIVGYSDENGDSPFWDAIGRNFFDLNYAAAERLCGLKSRTFLAELMPHYPIYVPLLPDAAQEAMGQVHPRAQITFDILMREGFETDHYIDIFDGGPTLHARVSGIRSIAQSRVVPVKVGDVAKGGGRQYLVSNGQLQDYRAVLLELDYAPGKPVTLDPQAADALGVGEGASVRLVAV, translated from the coding sequence ATGCTGGTGATGCGCCCCGCGCAAATGGCTGATCTGGGCGAGGTACAGCGTCTGGCTGCGGACAGCCCGATTGGTGTCACTTCCTTGCCGGATGACGTGGAACGCCTGAGCGACAAGATCGCGGCCAGCGAAGCCTCGTTCGCCGCCGAAGTGAGCTTCAATGGTGAAGAGAGTTACTTCTTCGTCCTCGAGGACACCGAGGCCGGCAAGCTGGTCGGCTGCTCGGCCATCGTCGCCTCGGCCGGTTATTCCGAGCCGTTCTACAGCTTCCGCAACGAGACCTTCGTGCACGCCTCCCGCGAGCTGAAGATCCACAACAAGATCCACGTGCTTTCCCAGTGCCACGACCTGACTGGCAACAGCCTGCTGACCAGTTTCTACGTGGTCCCGGAGCTGGTCGGCTCGCCGTGGTCCGAACTCAATTCCCGTGGCCGCCTGCTGTTCGTCGCCAGCCATCCCGAGCGTTTCGCCGATTCGGTGGTCACCGAGATCGTCGGCTATAGCGACGAAAACGGCGACTCGCCGTTCTGGGATGCCATTGGCCGCAACTTCTTCGACCTGAACTATGCCGCCGCCGAGCGTCTGTGCGGGCTGAAAAGCCGGACCTTCCTCGCCGAACTGATGCCGCATTACCCGATCTATGTGCCGCTGCTGCCGGATGCCGCGCAGGAAGCCATGGGCCAGGTCCATCCGCGGGCGCAGATCACCTTCGACATCCTGATGCGCGAAGGCTTCGAGACCGATCACTACATCGACATCTTCGATGGCGGCCCGACCCTGCATGCCCGGGTCTCGGGCATCCGTTCGATCGCCCAGAGCCGCGTGGTGCCCGTGAAGGTCGGTGACGTCGCCAAGGGCGGCGGCCGCCAGTACCTGGTGTCCAACGGCCAGTTGCAGGACTACCGCGCGGTGCTGCTGGAACTGGATTACGCCCCGGGCAAACCGGTGACCCTGGATCCGCAAGCCGCCGACGCCCTGGGTGTCGGCGAAGGCGCCAGCGTACGCCTGGTGGCGGTTTAA
- a CDS encoding aspartate aminotransferase family protein — MSVEQAPVQRADFDQVMVPNYAPAAFIPVRGAGSRVWDQSGRELIDFAGGIAVNVLGHAHPALVAALTEQAGKLWHVSNVFTNEPALRLAHKLVDATFAERAFFCNSGAEANEAAFKLARRVAFDRFGAEKYEIIAALNSFHGRTLFTVNVGGQSKYSDGFGPKITGISHVPYNDLAALKAAISDKTCAVVLEPVQGEGGVLPAEKAYLQGARELCDQHNALLVFDEVQTGMGRSGELFTYMHYGVTPDILTSAKSLGGGFPIAAMLTTEALAKHLVVGTHGTTYGGNPLACAVAGAVIDVINTPQVLNGVKAKHEVFKSRLLQIGEKYGLFTEVRGLGLLLGCVLSEAWKGKAKDVFNAAEKENLMILQAGPDVVRFAPSLVVEDADIEEGLQRFERAVAKLTQA, encoded by the coding sequence ATGTCCGTTGAGCAAGCCCCGGTGCAACGCGCCGATTTCGATCAGGTCATGGTTCCCAACTATGCGCCTGCGGCTTTCATTCCCGTGCGTGGCGCGGGTTCCCGAGTCTGGGATCAGTCGGGCCGAGAGCTGATCGACTTTGCCGGCGGGATTGCGGTCAACGTACTGGGTCATGCTCATCCGGCGCTGGTGGCGGCGCTGACCGAACAGGCCGGCAAGCTGTGGCACGTATCCAACGTCTTCACCAACGAGCCGGCCCTGCGCCTGGCGCACAAGCTGGTCGACGCCACCTTTGCCGAGCGTGCGTTCTTCTGCAACTCCGGCGCCGAAGCCAACGAGGCCGCTTTCAAGCTGGCCCGTCGTGTCGCTTTCGACCGTTTCGGCGCGGAAAAATACGAAATCATCGCAGCCCTCAACAGCTTCCACGGCCGCACCCTGTTCACCGTGAACGTGGGTGGCCAGTCGAAGTACTCCGACGGCTTCGGCCCCAAGATCACCGGTATCAGCCACGTTCCTTACAACGACCTGGCTGCGCTGAAAGCCGCGATCTCGGACAAGACCTGCGCCGTGGTGCTGGAGCCGGTCCAGGGCGAAGGCGGCGTGCTGCCGGCCGAGAAAGCTTATCTGCAAGGCGCCCGCGAACTGTGCGACCAGCACAATGCGCTGCTGGTGTTCGATGAAGTCCAGACGGGCATGGGCCGCAGCGGCGAGCTGTTCACCTACATGCACTACGGCGTGACGCCGGACATCCTGACCAGCGCCAAGAGCCTGGGCGGTGGTTTCCCGATCGCGGCGATGCTGACCACCGAAGCACTGGCCAAGCACCTGGTGGTCGGCACCCACGGCACCACCTACGGCGGCAACCCGCTGGCCTGCGCGGTAGCGGGCGCGGTGATCGACGTGATCAACACCCCGCAGGTGCTGAACGGCGTGAAGGCCAAGCATGAGGTCTTCAAGTCGCGCCTGCTGCAGATCGGCGAGAAGTATGGCCTGTTCACCGAGGTGCGTGGCTTGGGCCTGCTGCTCGGCTGCGTGCTCAGCGAGGCCTGGAAAGGCAAGGCCAAGGACGTGTTCAACGCCGCTGAAAAAGAAAACCTGATGATCCTGCAGGCCGGTCCGGACGTGGTGCGCTTCGCCCCGAGCCTGGTGGTCGAAGACGCGGACATCGAAGAAGGCCTGCAGCGCTTCGAGCGCGCGGTGGCCAAACTGACCCAGGCCTGA
- the argR gene encoding transcriptional regulator ArgR → MTAHRIGFLIWPSTKALTLALAEEALRVAQRVHPEVVYELAFLQAEAPAEGAWHLPGEPWSGKLEGCQKLFLLADEPPASMAPALSSALKQLVRSGCVIGGLSAGVYPLAQLGFLDGYRAAVHWRWQDDFAERFPKVIATSHLFDWDRDRLTACGGMSVLDLLLAVLARDHGAELAGAVSEELVVERIREGGERQRIPLQNRLGSSHPKLTQAVLLMEANIEEPLTTDEIAQHVCVSRRQLERIFKQYLNRVPSQYYLELRLNKARQMLMQTSKSIIQIGLSCGFSSGPHFSSAYRNFFGATPREDRNQRRSSSPFELSSVPAERG, encoded by the coding sequence ATGACTGCCCATCGAATTGGTTTCCTGATTTGGCCCAGCACTAAAGCCTTGACGCTGGCGCTGGCGGAGGAGGCCTTGCGTGTCGCTCAGCGCGTGCATCCGGAAGTGGTCTACGAACTGGCTTTCCTGCAGGCCGAGGCGCCGGCCGAAGGGGCCTGGCACCTGCCGGGCGAGCCCTGGTCGGGCAAGCTCGAGGGCTGCCAGAAACTGTTCCTTCTGGCTGACGAGCCGCCCGCCTCGATGGCGCCGGCACTCAGCAGCGCGCTCAAGCAACTGGTGCGTTCCGGGTGTGTGATCGGCGGTTTGTCCGCGGGCGTGTATCCCCTGGCGCAACTGGGTTTTCTCGACGGTTATCGGGCGGCGGTGCACTGGCGCTGGCAGGACGATTTCGCCGAGCGTTTCCCCAAGGTCATCGCCACCAGCCACCTGTTCGACTGGGATCGCGATCGCCTTACCGCCTGCGGCGGAATGTCGGTGCTGGACCTGTTGCTGGCGGTACTGGCGCGTGACCACGGCGCGGAGCTGGCCGGCGCGGTGTCGGAAGAGCTGGTGGTCGAGCGCATTCGCGAGGGCGGCGAGCGCCAGCGCATTCCGCTGCAGAATCGCCTGGGCTCCAGCCACCCGAAGCTGACCCAGGCGGTGCTGCTGATGGAGGCCAATATCGAAGAGCCGCTGACCACCGACGAGATCGCCCAGCATGTGTGTGTCTCGCGCCGGCAACTGGAGCGGATCTTCAAGCAATACCTCAATCGCGTGCCGAGCCAGTACTACCTGGAATTGCGCCTGAACAAGGCCCGGCAGATGCTGATGCAGACCAGCAAGTCGATAATCCAGATCGGCTTGTCCTGCGGCTTCTCCTCGGGGCCGCATTTCTCCAGCGCCTACCGCAACTTCTTCGGTGCCACGCCACGGGAAGATCGCAACCAGCGGCGCAGCAGCAGCCCCTTCGAATTGTCCTCGGTGCCTGCCGAGCGCGGTTGA
- a CDS encoding ABC transporter ATP-binding protein: MYKLEVQDLHKRYGSHEVLKGVSLKAAAGDVISIIGSSGSGKSTFLRCINLLEQPHAGRILLNNEELKLVANKGGGLKAADPKQLQRMRSRLSMVFQHFNLWSHMTAIENIMEAPVHVLGVPKAEARAKAEHYLAKVGVAHRKDAYPGHMSGGEQQRVAIARALAMEPEVMLFDEPTSALDPELVGDVLKVMQALAQEGRTMVVVTHEMGFAREVSNQLVFLHKGLVEESGNPREVLANPQSERLQQFLSGSLK, translated from the coding sequence ATGTACAAACTTGAAGTCCAAGACCTGCATAAACGCTATGGCAGTCACGAAGTGCTCAAGGGCGTGTCCCTGAAAGCGGCGGCCGGCGATGTGATCAGCATCATCGGCTCCAGTGGCTCCGGCAAATCCACGTTCCTGCGTTGCATCAACCTGCTGGAGCAGCCGCACGCCGGCAGGATCCTGCTGAACAACGAAGAGTTGAAGCTGGTGGCGAACAAGGGCGGCGGGTTGAAGGCGGCCGATCCCAAGCAACTGCAGCGCATGCGTTCGCGCCTGTCGATGGTGTTCCAGCACTTCAACCTGTGGTCGCACATGACCGCCATCGAAAACATCATGGAAGCGCCGGTGCATGTGCTGGGCGTGCCCAAGGCCGAAGCCCGGGCAAAGGCCGAGCACTACCTGGCCAAGGTTGGCGTCGCGCATCGCAAGGATGCCTACCCGGGCCATATGTCCGGCGGCGAACAGCAGCGTGTGGCGATCGCCCGGGCGCTGGCCATGGAGCCTGAGGTCATGCTGTTCGACGAGCCGACGTCGGCGCTCGACCCGGAACTGGTGGGCGACGTGCTGAAAGTGATGCAGGCCCTGGCCCAGGAAGGCCGGACCATGGTGGTGGTGACTCACGAAATGGGCTTTGCCCGCGAGGTCTCGAACCAGCTGGTGTTCCTGCACAAGGGGCTGGTGGAGGAGAGCGGCAACCCGCGCGAAGTGCTGGCGAACCCACAGTCGGAACGTTTGCAACAATTCCTCTCGGGCAGCCTGAAGTAA
- a CDS encoding succinylglutamate desuccinylase/aspartoacylase family protein — protein MERIDHALPWSHLGSERQISVFRFGHGERKAYIQASLHADELPGMRTAWELKKRLVELEARGALNGVIELVPVANPMGLGQLLQGNHQGRFEAGSGKNFNRDFVELSAPVASRLEGRLGDDPHANVRMIRQAMGDVLAELPAPSSQLQGMQRILLSHACTADVVLDLHCDAEAALHMYALPQHWPQWRSLAAHLNVRVGLLAEDSGGSSFDEACSLPWLRLSRQFPQAQIPLACLATTLELGGQADTGRPAAEAYADGILAFLAEQGLILGEWPAPQHEACEGMPFEGTELLFAPHPGVVSFLRPAGSWVEKGEPIFEVIDPLSDRVSTLCAGTSGVLFAVERLRYAQPGFWLAKVAGREALRHGRLLND, from the coding sequence ATGGAACGCATCGACCACGCGTTGCCGTGGAGCCATCTGGGCAGCGAACGACAGATCTCGGTATTCCGCTTCGGTCACGGCGAGCGCAAGGCCTATATCCAGGCCAGCCTGCATGCCGACGAACTGCCCGGCATGCGCACGGCCTGGGAGCTGAAAAAACGCCTGGTCGAGCTGGAAGCCCGGGGCGCGCTGAACGGTGTGATCGAGCTGGTGCCGGTGGCCAATCCGATGGGCCTGGGGCAGTTGCTGCAGGGCAACCACCAGGGGCGTTTCGAGGCGGGTAGCGGCAAGAACTTCAACCGCGATTTCGTCGAGCTGAGCGCGCCGGTCGCGAGCCGGCTCGAGGGGCGCCTGGGGGACGATCCGCATGCCAATGTGCGGATGATCCGCCAGGCCATGGGCGATGTGCTGGCCGAGTTGCCGGCGCCTTCCAGCCAGTTGCAGGGCATGCAGCGCATCCTGCTGAGTCATGCCTGCACCGCGGATGTGGTGCTCGATCTGCACTGTGACGCGGAGGCAGCGCTGCATATGTATGCCTTGCCGCAGCACTGGCCGCAATGGCGTTCCCTGGCGGCGCACCTGAACGTGCGCGTCGGCCTGCTGGCGGAAGATTCCGGCGGCAGCTCGTTCGACGAGGCTTGCTCGCTCCCGTGGTTGCGCCTGTCGCGCCAGTTTCCACAGGCGCAGATCCCGCTGGCCTGCCTGGCGACCACCCTCGAACTGGGCGGCCAGGCCGATACCGGGCGTCCGGCGGCCGAGGCCTATGCCGACGGCATCCTGGCGTTCCTCGCCGAGCAGGGGCTGATCCTGGGCGAATGGCCGGCGCCGCAGCATGAAGCCTGCGAAGGCATGCCGTTCGAAGGCACCGAATTGTTGTTTGCGCCGCACCCCGGCGTGGTGAGTTTTCTGCGTCCGGCCGGTAGCTGGGTGGAGAAGGGCGAGCCGATTTTTGAAGTGATTGATCCCTTATCCGATCGGGTCAGCACCCTGTGTGCCGGCACCAGTGGCGTGTTGTTCGCCGTTGAGCGGCTGCGCTATGCCCAACCCGGTTTCTGGCTGGCCAAGGTGGCGGGGCGCGAAGCGCTGCGGCACGGGCGCTTGCTCAACGACTGA
- a CDS encoding ABC transporter permease, whose protein sequence is MIFDYNVIYEALPLYFSGLLTTLKLLALSLFFGLLLALPLGLMRVSKQPLVNLPAWLYTYVIRGTPMLVQLFLIYYGLAQFDVVRQSFLWPWLSSASFCACLAFAINTSAYTAEIIAGSLKATPNGEIEAAKAMGMSRYKMYARILLPSALRRALPQYSNEVIMMLQTTSLASIVTLIDITGAARTVNAQYYLPFEAYITAGVFYLCLTFILVRLFKLAEGRWLSYLAPRKH, encoded by the coding sequence ATGATCTTCGACTACAACGTCATCTATGAGGCCCTGCCGCTGTATTTCAGCGGCCTGTTGACCACCCTGAAGCTGCTGGCCCTGTCGCTGTTCTTCGGGCTGCTGCTGGCCTTGCCCCTGGGGCTGATGCGGGTCTCCAAGCAGCCGCTGGTCAACCTGCCGGCCTGGCTCTACACCTATGTGATCCGCGGCACGCCGATGCTGGTGCAGCTGTTCCTGATCTACTACGGCCTGGCGCAGTTCGATGTGGTGCGCCAGAGCTTCCTCTGGCCGTGGCTGTCCAGCGCGTCCTTCTGTGCCTGCCTGGCGTTCGCCATCAACACCAGCGCCTACACCGCCGAAATCATCGCCGGCAGCCTCAAGGCCACGCCGAACGGCGAGATCGAAGCGGCCAAGGCCATGGGCATGTCGCGCTACAAGATGTATGCCCGCATCCTGCTGCCGTCGGCCCTGCGCCGGGCGCTGCCGCAGTACAGCAACGAAGTGATCATGATGCTGCAGACCACCAGCCTGGCCTCCATCGTGACCCTGATCGACATCACCGGCGCGGCGCGCACGGTCAACGCGCAGTACTACCTGCCGTTCGAGGCCTACATTACCGCCGGCGTGTTCTACCTGTGCCTGACCTTCATCCTGGTGCGCCTGTTCAAGTTGGCCGAAGGCCGCTGGCTGAGCTACCTGGCGCCGCGGAAGCACTGA
- a CDS encoding ABC transporter permease: protein MLKGYGAVILDGAWLTLQLALSSMALAIVLGLVGVALRLSPVRWLAWLGDLYSTVIRGIPDLVLILLIFYGGQDLLNRVAPLLGYDDYIDLNPLAAGIGTLGFIFGAYLSETFRGAFMAIPKGQAEAGMAYGMNSFQVFFRVLVPQMIRLAIPGFTNNWLVLTKATALISVVGLQDMMFKAKQAADATREPFTFFLAVAAMYLVITSVSLLALRHLEKRYSVGVRAADL, encoded by the coding sequence ATGTTGAAAGGCTACGGGGCTGTCATCCTCGATGGCGCTTGGCTGACGCTTCAGCTTGCCTTGTCGTCCATGGCCCTGGCCATCGTTCTGGGTCTGGTCGGGGTCGCGCTGCGCCTCTCGCCGGTGCGCTGGCTGGCCTGGCTGGGCGACCTGTATTCCACGGTGATCCGCGGGATTCCCGACCTGGTGCTGATCCTGCTGATCTTCTACGGCGGCCAGGACCTGCTCAACCGTGTCGCGCCGCTGCTCGGCTATGACGACTACATCGACCTGAACCCGCTGGCCGCCGGTATCGGCACGCTGGGCTTCATCTTCGGGGCCTACCTGTCGGAAACCTTCCGTGGCGCCTTCATGGCGATCCCCAAGGGGCAGGCAGAGGCTGGCATGGCCTACGGCATGAACAGCTTCCAGGTGTTTTTCCGGGTGCTGGTGCCACAGATGATCCGCCTGGCGATTCCCGGTTTCACCAACAACTGGCTGGTATTGACCAAGGCCACCGCGCTGATTTCGGTGGTGGGCCTGCAAGACATGATGTTCAAGGCCAAGCAGGCGGCTGACGCCACTCGCGAGCCTTTTACCTTCTTCCTCGCGGTGGCGGCGATGTACCTGGTGATCACCAGTGTCTCGTTGCTGGCATTGCGTCACCTTGAGAAGCGCTACTCGGTAGGCGTAAGGGCGGCTGATCTATGA
- a CDS encoding ABC transporter substrate-binding protein, protein MKKLVLLGALALSSVLSLPAFADEKPLKIGIEAAYPPFASKAPDGSIVGFDYDIGNALCEEMKVKCVWVEQEFDGLIPALKVRKIDAILSSMSITEDRKKSVDFTGKYYNTPARLVMKSGTQVSDGLAELKGKNIGVQRGSIHERFAREVLAPLGAEIKPYGSQNEIYLDVAAGRLDGTVADATLLNDGFLKTDAGKGFAFVGPAFTDPKYFGDGVGIAVRKGDALKDKITGAIAAIRANGKYKQIQDKYFDFDIYGQ, encoded by the coding sequence ATGAAGAAACTCGTGCTTCTTGGCGCCCTGGCACTGTCCTCCGTACTCTCCCTGCCGGCGTTCGCCGATGAAAAGCCTCTGAAGATTGGTATCGAGGCGGCCTACCCTCCATTCGCCTCCAAGGCTCCAGACGGCAGCATCGTCGGTTTCGACTACGACATCGGCAACGCCCTGTGCGAAGAAATGAAGGTCAAGTGCGTATGGGTCGAGCAGGAGTTCGACGGCCTGATCCCGGCGCTCAAGGTGCGCAAGATCGACGCGATCCTTTCCTCCATGTCGATCACCGAAGACCGCAAGAAGTCCGTGGATTTCACCGGCAAGTACTACAACACCCCGGCACGCCTGGTGATGAAGTCCGGCACCCAGGTCAGCGACGGCCTGGCCGAGCTCAAGGGCAAGAACATCGGTGTGCAGCGCGGTTCGATCCACGAGCGTTTCGCCCGTGAAGTGCTGGCGCCGCTGGGAGCCGAGATCAAGCCTTACGGTTCGCAGAACGAAATCTACCTGGATGTGGCGGCCGGTCGCCTCGATGGCACGGTGGCCGACGCTACCCTGTTGAATGACGGCTTCCTGAAGACCGATGCCGGCAAAGGCTTCGCGTTCGTCGGCCCGGCGTTCACCGATCCCAAATACTTCGGCGACGGCGTAGGTATCGCCGTGCGCAAGGGCGATGCGCTGAAAGACAAGATCACCGGTGCGATCGCCGCCATTCGCGCGAATGGCAAGTACAAGCAAATCCAGGACAAGTACTTCGATTTCGATATTTACGGCCAGTAA
- the acs gene encoding acetate--CoA ligase, translating into MSAASLYPVRPEVAANTLTDEATYKAMYQQSVVNPDGFWREQAKRLDWIKPFTTVKQTSFDDHHVDIKWFADGTLNVSYNCLDRHLAERGDQIAIIWEGDDPSESRNITYRELHEQVCKFANALRGQDVHRGDVVTIYMPMIPEAVVAMLACTRIGAIHSVVFGGFSPEALAGRIIDCRSKVVITADEGIRAGKKIPLKANVDDALTNPETSSIQKVIVCKRTSGDIKWNQHRDIWYEDLMKVAGTVCAPKEMGAEEALFILYTSGSTGKPKGVQHTTGGYLLYAALTHERVFDYRPGEIYWCTADVGWVTGHTYIVYGPLANGATTVLFEGVPNYPDVTRVAKIVDKHKVNILYTAPTAIRAMMASGTAACEGADGSSLRLLGSVGEPINPEAWDWYYKNVGHSRCPIVDTWWQTETGATLMSPLPGAHALKPGSAARPFFGVVPALVDNLGNIIEGAAEGNLVILDSWPGQARTLYGDHDRFVDTYFKTFRGMYFTGDGARRDEDGYWWITGRVDDVLNVSGHRMGTAEIESAMVAHPKVAEAAVVGVPHDIKGQGIYVYVTLNGGEEPSEALRLELKNWVRREIGPIASPDVIQWAPGLPKTRSGKIMRRILRKIATAEYDSLGDISTLADPSVVQHLVDTHKTMNVA; encoded by the coding sequence ATGAGTGCGGCTTCTCTGTATCCCGTTCGTCCCGAGGTTGCGGCCAACACCCTGACTGACGAGGCGACCTACAAGGCCATGTACCAGCAGTCGGTCGTCAACCCCGACGGCTTCTGGCGCGAGCAGGCCAAGCGCCTCGACTGGATCAAGCCTTTCACCACGGTGAAGCAGACTTCCTTCGACGATCACCATGTCGATATCAAATGGTTTGCCGACGGCACCCTCAACGTCTCCTATAACTGCCTGGATCGTCATCTGGCCGAGCGTGGCGATCAGATCGCGATCATCTGGGAAGGCGACGATCCTTCCGAAAGCCGCAACATTACCTACCGCGAGCTGCACGAGCAGGTCTGCAAGTTCGCCAACGCCCTGCGTGGCCAGGACGTACACCGCGGCGACGTGGTGACCATCTATATGCCGATGATCCCCGAAGCCGTGGTCGCCATGCTGGCCTGTACCCGGATCGGCGCGATTCACTCGGTAGTGTTCGGCGGTTTCTCGCCGGAAGCGCTGGCCGGGCGGATCATCGACTGCCGTTCCAAGGTGGTGATCACCGCCGACGAAGGCATTCGCGCAGGCAAGAAGATTCCGCTCAAGGCCAATGTCGACGACGCGCTGACCAACCCGGAAACCAGCAGTATCCAGAAGGTTATCGTGTGCAAGCGCACCTCGGGCGACATCAAGTGGAACCAGCATCGCGACATCTGGTACGAAGACTTGATGAAGGTGGCGGGCACTGTCTGCGCGCCCAAGGAAATGGGCGCCGAGGAAGCGCTGTTCATCCTTTATACCTCCGGCTCCACCGGCAAGCCGAAGGGTGTGCAACACACCACCGGCGGTTACCTGCTGTACGCGGCCCTGACCCATGAGCGCGTGTTCGATTACCGTCCGGGAGAAATCTACTGGTGCACCGCCGACGTCGGCTGGGTCACCGGCCACACCTATATCGTCTATGGCCCGCTGGCCAATGGCGCGACCACCGTGCTGTTCGAGGGGGTGCCGAACTACCCGGACGTGACCCGCGTGGCGAAGATCGTCGACAAGCACAAGGTCAATATCCTCTACACCGCGCCGACCGCGATCCGCGCGATGATGGCGTCCGGCACCGCCGCCTGCGAAGGCGCCGACGGCAGCAGCCTGCGCCTGCTCGGTTCGGTGGGTGAGCCGATCAACCCGGAAGCCTGGGACTGGTACTACAAGAACGTCGGCCACTCCCGTTGCCCGATCGTCGATACCTGGTGGCAGACCGAGACCGGCGCCACCCTGATGAGTCCGTTGCCGGGGGCCCACGCCCTCAAGCCGGGTTCGGCTGCGCGTCCGTTCTTCGGCGTGGTGCCGGCACTGGTGGACAACCTGGGCAACATCATCGAGGGGGCCGCCGAGGGCAACCTGGTGATCCTCGATTCGTGGCCAGGCCAGGCGCGTACCCTGTACGGCGACCACGATCGTTTCGTCGACACCTACTTCAAGACCTTCCGCGGCATGTACTTCACCGGTGACGGTGCCCGTCGCGACGAAGACGGCTACTGGTGGATCACCGGGCGTGTGGATGACGTGCTCAACGTTTCCGGCCACCGCATGGGTACCGCCGAGATCGAAAGCGCCATGGTCGCGCACCCAAAAGTCGCCGAGGCGGCGGTGGTCGGCGTGCCTCATGACATCAAGGGGCAGGGCATCTATGTCTACGTCACCCTCAACGGCGGCGAAGAGCCCAGCGAGGCGTTGCGCCTGGAGCTGAAGAACTGGGTCCGTCGCGAGATCGGTCCGATCGCCTCGCCGGATGTCATCCAGTGGGCGCCTGGGCTGCCGAAGACCCGTTCCGGGAAAATCATGCGCCGCATCCTGCGCAAGATCGCCACCGCGGAATACGACAGCCTGGGCGATATCTCCACCCTGGCGGACCCGAGCGTGGTGCAGCATCTGGTCGATACCCACAAGACCATGAACGTCGCTTGA
- a CDS encoding DUF2790 domain-containing protein — MKALLVLALSSLCATAMADEIPTDVASQQPAVEEYSYSSHLDIAKVISTSEVPNVCEVVPARMEYEDSQGQRHILQYRVMGNGCSNG; from the coding sequence ATGAAAGCTTTATTAGTTCTGGCCCTCAGCAGTCTTTGCGCTACAGCAATGGCCGACGAGATCCCGACTGATGTTGCGAGCCAGCAGCCCGCTGTAGAGGAATACTCTTACTCGTCCCACCTGGACATCGCCAAAGTTATATCCACGAGCGAAGTTCCCAATGTATGCGAAGTTGTACCTGCGCGTATGGAATATGAAGATTCGCAAGGCCAGCGGCATATTCTGCAATACCGTGTCATGGGTAACGGCTGCTCTAACGGCTGA